The following is a genomic window from Calliphora vicina chromosome 5, idCalVici1.1, whole genome shotgun sequence.
taattgtatttcagaattttccaattgtatttcagaaatttccatttgtattttggaaaatttaatagcaataccaatggaaatTCCTGAAACAAATTCCTGCaaatggaattttttcaaatacaattggaaaattctgaaatactattggaaatttctgaaatacaattagaaagttctgaaatataaatggaaacttctgaaatataattacaaaattctgaaatataattagaactttccaaaatataattggaaatatttgaaattcaattggaattttgtgaaatataattagaaacttctgaaatacaattggaaatggtgtataactgaactagaactgatctTGATCAAAACAAGAATTTAACTAGATCAAAACCAGTATTACTCTAGAAACCAGTAATGCCACATTTCCATAATACTTATTAATTAAATCCACAGTGAAGGGCATTGAAAATTCGTCtatgtttaagaaaaatgtCACTCTTTCTTGCGATTAAACTCATTTCATATTGCTGGCGCATATATCTCCCTTCTtacaattttagaatattttttcttaagctAAGCTTTCGTTTTTTCagtgaaataaaaattagttttaaaaatttgctgCTTGAAAACGGATTGAAATCATttcaattaataataataaaatatagaaagaataaaataaaataaatagcaaCTAAACGCTTTATAAAGCTCTTAAGCCAAAGAATATAAAACGTGTGtcatacaaattataaaaagaaaataaacgtgTTGTAAAAATACCACAAGCTTtagcaataataaaaacaaattatcaaaaaaatttgttggaaaaaactcaaagtaaattaatgaaaatcatggtaataaaaatgcaaaatatgagATTAATTTTGACAGTGGTGATGCTCAGCCTATTGGCCACCACTTATGCGATTTCCAGTACCTGGGGTAATATATCAAATTCCGCCCAGTTGCTGCATGCAGAGCAAATATTCAATGCTTCATCGACGGGGAAATATGTGACTCATGAAattaaatttcccaaaaatgtaAGAATCACAAATTTTCACTTCTTttgcattcattcattcatacagtCTCATCAAACATTGAAGTATGGGTTTTTGACGTACGTAAAGCATTTTATACCCTTGAAAAAAAACGAACGTTTTTTTGagtgaaatgaattgaaatgaaagtACAATGAAAGCAAAAAGTGGCGGGTTTGAAATGCTTATCATTATTTTGAACATTTAATTTGCTTTTGTTTTCCTTTGactgtttttcatttctttctTTCAGTTTTTAGGCAGATTTCGTTTTCTTTTGACTCCGGCTTATCtgtaaattttttcacaattaaaattcgattttttttctctGATTCCTACTCAAGGTTGCTTTCTATTTCATTTAGGTGCTTGTTATTTTTGTGTTCTTTCtttcaaaagaatttaaatttttattcaatctttagaaattttattgtttcaaattaagtttattagtcatttaattatagtttttgtttctgtttctgcttcttttttttgcaaaattgcgTTTTCCTGCTACCggaaatctttatttttttttcgccaaacgacttgttatttttttcttttttttaaaaaaaaaaaaaatcatttactgATAAGCTTTATTCTGCCTCTGTAAGGAAATCATGTTAAACACATGCTGGTTCTAAGTTTGACTTATTTTTTGCACACATTCTCCTCTAGTTATGTTTGATTTATGAACAgcaagaagaacaaaaaaaaaaaaactattagaaattagattttgcaaaaacgcAGAATATTTTTTAGCAACGTCAGATAAGTTGTTGTAtatggaaatataaataatttttgtgtaaaatacgCAACAAGTTCATTGTATGAAACCTTCagattaacaataataataataagaatttctaaatataaaatctattaaaattttctaaaacgaATTGTGGTGATTTAGCATGAGTCTGGGGTCAAGAGGTTTATGAATGTCTTAACAACATCAGCCAATGgcgttttattgttgttatgaattttgtttagatGTGAACAGCAGAAATTCTCAATTTATGATCATTGGAAAATTAACTGAAAAGTTAACTTTCTGTGAGcgccaaatttaatttttataattcatcCAGTTTTTCTGGGTTTGAAGGTTTTAAAAGAGAGAATCCTTCCTagtcataataataaaaattcactgATATTCCAATTATTCATGTAACTTTTCAATACTCTATTTTggattttgaaaaggttaaaggtcaagcGACAAGTTCATTTTATAATTCATCCGGTTTTTCTGGATTCAAAGATCTTCAAAGTAAGAATTTTTATGTTCAGTTTTAATGCTTTCTTTTGAGTTAAAGGTCATTTTTGTTGTTAggagtttttttaatttgggaCAGCTGATATTCTCAAATACATGACTAAAATATTgggcgtatgacttaaaaatgcaggattttttttttcaaatttttagcttttatttttaatcgaatgaTTGGGTTGCACACAAAGTGTTTTTCAGTTATATCAACAGAAGTTCAGTTGATAAGGAAGAGTTTCTGTTGAAGCAACCAATATTTTattagccacaactgtaaaatttggtATCTAAAGCtgaatcatttgattggcaacaaattcggtttgctactacgaatctgttatCTCTGTGTacactataaatttattttccattgttagctatgacgtttttccatctttctggcaacatatggattccgagccaaaataactgctcatcttttgaggccatgaacgaatTTAGTCAACATGGGataatctgttccaaagtgaagcgtatcccagagagagctttatgcatcgatcgaaacaaatagtagtcggacggagcacgatctgaactataaagcgagttaggcaaaactttccagccacttcattccaaatactttttaacagatatttcgACATGTGGCcgtgcgttgtcatgatggaatattatggtttcatgtctggtcacAAGTTCTGGAAATTTTTTGGCCAATGATCACTTTAAACGAATCACTTGCATTCGATACAGTTTCATTGTGATGTTgtgtcagatttcagcagctcataatagaaaggacccttttgctagcaccaaatacagagcatttccttatcgccatggatatttggctttggtgtcgatttcgttggttggccgggcttaaCATACaatatcttacgcttcggggtatcgtaatggatccactttacatcgcaagtaatgattttatagcgttcatgcATCATTTcgtacatgcaaaatcgtctttcagggTCTCTCGGCTTGaactcgtatggtacccaatttgctTGCTTTTGCTTTTGAAATCGCTGCTTGAGTTTGACAGCAATCTTCGTAGACtagttcttggtcttcaaacaatctttgccttccgtgtcaaaatcaccacttctgaactgcacaaaccatctctcgcacgttgaaaccaatggaacacattcaccataagctttttgGTCAGTTACTTTAACTTAACTATTTTGGATAAATCCAGCCAACGTGGAATGTAAGAAAAGTTTACAAATAGACAAAACTTCCAGAGCCTATAAAATTCCAGCAGGTGCTTTATTTTTCCACCATTCAACTCTTATTTAGTGTTGAGGTCTCTGAGACTAACGAAAATTATCATTGTTTGTGGTTTCATTTATAACAGAGCtcgttgtttattttatttattagtgaaaatagAATGCAAATTAGAGTTAGTTCAATGCCACTCATACAGATATAATTAAGGgacaaaaaacttaatttttgccACAACTATGATTTGAATTCTGTGCAattctcgattttttttaaattaaattattcaatagACCAATAATGTTTGCTATTGCTCAGtcctaatataaaaatttaagtcaaaGGGAACATTATCCATTATTTaggattttgaatttaatttgagtTATAAAATGAAGAAGAGCCTTGTCCAGAAAACAGCCAATGGACCTATACTTTCGTACAGAAAGCCGAAATTCTCGTACTCAGCTTCTAAGTTTTATGGTTTCTACCAAAATCTAAAATGAGTTTTGTTTGGTACTCCAACACGTATCTAATATAATTAAAACCAGAATCGTTTGCATGAGGCCAATGCTATCTTCGAAAAACCGTAACGCGGTACAGTTAGACGACGCCAAACTTTAGCCAATGCTAGCAAAACGCAAAACTCTCGAAGGCAGCGAAAAAAGAAAGACGTGCGCGTTCTTCCTACACCCATTGATTATAATAATATAAGAATAGACTGATAGCAGAGTAAAGCCCACAATAAATTTAGAGTAAAGAACTAAACATAAACTATTCAATTGACATTTTGTTGAGATGTTTAAATTATTATGAACCATTttacgtctttgaatatttgtcaTAAACCaatccataaaaaaaatcctaggtataatttaaaaacaagtacgcaataaattcgtaaaatttcgaaatattcgAAAACCTAATTTTGACCTCGACAGTGGAAGGTCAATCATTCAGCAGGTGTTTCTAAATATCTGAAGATGTTACTATTAAAACTAAGGATacatttttgtcaaatttatcatattatatccaaaaattacaaaatttttttgaataaagaaatcaaaacttttataaagaaaaatcttagattatggaattttaaaggAGAAACAAGTATTCAGTATAATTAATATAATACAAAaacttgtattttattataaaatgtctAAACATCTGCTGTAAAAACTTTTCCCTTGAAAAAGCTTTTGAGTTCAAGATGTTCAGTAACGGTAGTCGATCTGAAAGTGATTTAAAAGAACAACAAACTTAATTAATAAcaagctgtgccgaatcttatatacccatcatCAATAgcgacaataaaatatttttctgatatagggattATATggggggtagggtcaattataagccgatcctcacaaaagttggtaataAGGCtaaggttcatataaaactagtttgtacccaatttcatcacgatattaattattttaagagaattatgaatatttaagtcATTTTCTgtgggggaccttgtatggggactagggacaaatgctACCCGAATGTTACGAAATatcgccatactttacaatagatataatttcagagtactaagaattaatttgtgcaaatttttatcaagattgccgcataatcaacatatttttgaCTGGTGAAAAAGTATTCCggggaacatttgtatgggggctagatgaaatcatACACCGATATTGCTCactttcaaaacaaaacaaacttaatcaactagctcctttcgtttgggctaGTGTTTGCTACTGACCGGACGGACATAGCTggatcgtcttagaatcgtaTGAGGACCCAGAGGAAtaatgtgggtctgcgacaaatattttgatgtgttacaaacggaatgactccCATCTTTTTTGATACTCTCAAATCAATTTGATTCGATTATTGTGGAAATGTAACAGTTATCGATCGGCAAATGTACcatgaataaaatgaaaaaaaaacaagtaagagagttatattcggctgtaccgaatcttatatacccttcaccaaattatacttcaaaatacaaatttgaaatatttttaggtaaacaaaataaattttttatttttggaaaaaaaaattttcgagttgttatttttaatttaatttttttgggtttttcaattttttttgggtgaaaaaaaaattcgggttaaaaaatatttttccgattttgacccattgtaggtccaacttactgtggtctcatctatcattagatatccatattgtctttattaatgttttataactcaagatataggtcaaaaataggtcaaaaatttatgttgtccttgtttttcctcatatctcagccatttatggaccaattttactgatttttaattaggaaacttctcgaaagcatgtctgacagaattattgatttcaatagacagacggacagacatacatggcttaatcaactccgctatctataaggatccagaatatatatactttatagggtcggaaaattatattgtggaaattataaacggaatgacaaacttctcacgatagtgaagggtataaaaatacaaaggAAAATGTTTTACACAGAAGctacaaatataaaatacatacataaaatgaaaataaaagtattaaaaacttaattaaaatgcAACTCAAATTAGTTACAGAAATTCTTGAAAAATAACACTTCATTCTTCAATGTTCGATTCAACATCGTAACCTCAATCATTATTCCATTATTTCATTCCATTATTTCAATATACCTCAAAATGTTTACATATTCTTACTACCCCTTCTTCCATGAAACAGGGCATTGGTAATGGTCGCATTATCACCGGCATCAGAGCATTCGATCAGGTGACAAACGGTACGGGTGGACATGCAACCATTTATTCGGGTGGACCTGGTTTCAATTTTGTCAACATCAAACTACAGTCACAATACAATTATGGTCTAATGTTCCGTGTAGAAATTTATggcaaataacaaaaataattttaaataataataaaaataatgtgtgttttttattacttatacttaaatttaaaataaaataaaagaacaatatttaattatgtttatggtttaatatgtatgtattttgtatgttaattaaaaataataatattattattaataaaagaaagaatgaaaaaaaagaagaggAAATCTaaaatgttatataaaaaaactagaaatgctgaacaaaattgtattcattagaaaataaatcaaattcaaactgttatacaaaacattttctatagaaaatcgtttaaagaaaatcttgttatTATAGAAAGCGTCAtatacgggaagttttgctttacttctttaatttgaaaaaaaggtgCGATAAACGATTgcccacacagagaaaacagattcgtgatagcaaccgaatttgttgccaatcgaatgattcggttgcacacatagaatttttcaggtctaacaacagaaagtcacttgataaagaagaatttcagttgaggcaactaaactttagttgccccttccaaaatattgtagtcacaactgtaaaattcggtcactaagacagaatcattcgattggcaacaaattcggttgctatctcgaatctgttttctctgtgcacaaaagcttatggtgaatgtgtttcatcggtttcaatgtacgAGAGATGTTTTGagctgttcagaagtggtgattttggcaCAGAACATAAAGATCGCCCAGTCccgccaaaaaaaatttaagaccaagaatggaaggcactactccatgaagattgttgtcaaactcaacaagagcttgcaaaatcattggtagcTACACCTTCAATTTCACAATGAATgaagggaaattgggtaccatacgaattgaagccgacatacgattttgcatgtccgatatTATGCTGAAACGctacaaaaatcatttttgaaccaaatcattacttgcgatgaaaaatgtatccattacaattacccgaagcttaagagatctTATGTGAAGCCCGGGCAACTAGCTGAATCGACACCGTTCGTTTCCTACGCTCCGAAACGACCTGATTCCTAATCGGTCAATGATTGACAACTCAGCAATAGCTGTATCAAATGGAAGTTTTTTCCACTGGGATGATCTTCCAAccttggaacagagtatccccaattggcttgattcgttcttggcctcataagatgagcagttgttattttggcttggaatccaaaTCTTTCCAGaaggatgggaaaaggtcatagctaagaatagccaatactttgaataaatttatattgtaaaaatgtttgaaaataaaagctaaacatacacccaataatatcaaaaaaagtacGATCGTCTGAACTGATCCATGCCTGTTTTCAAAAACTGGCCACAgccaaaactttaaattaatcgGATTGTAGTTATTAGTTTACATTGGAAAACAAACCTGATTAGGAGCCAAAGAATTACTCTCCTCGGATTGACTCTATTTGTTTATACTTCTGATGAAGAACcgaataaatatattaaatagtcTGTGGTGATATACATTTCAGAAAAG
Proteins encoded in this region:
- the LOC135960507 gene encoding probable salivary secreted peptide is translated as MKIMVIKMQNMRLILTVVMLSLLATTYAISSTWGNISNSAQLLHAEQIFNASSTGKYVTHEIKFPKNGIGNGRIITGIRAFDQVTNGTGGHATIYSGGPGFNFVNIKLQSQYNYGLMFRVEIYGK